The nucleotide window ttttttgagacaagtctcgctctgtcgcccaggctggagtgcagtggcgcgatctcggctcactgcaagctccgcctcccgggttcacgccgttcttctgcctcagcctccggagtagctgggactacaggtgcccatcaccacgcccggctaacttctttgtatttttagtagagacggagtttcaccgtgttagccaggatggtctcaatctcctgacctcgtgatccgcctgcctcggcctcccaaagtgctgggatcacaggcgtgagccaccgtgcccggcccccattctttattcctttactttcttaataaacttgctttcactttactctatggacttgcctcaaattctttcttgcacgaggtccaagaaccctctcttagAGTCTGGATGGAGATCCGTTTCCAGTAACAGAAAAATTTTCCACAGTGGACACACCTTAGGTCGTTAGCGAGGGCAAAGAGGGAGGTAGTGGTGACAGCATTGTGGGTCACATCACTTGGAACCTCTGGATTAGATCACACCTATTCAGACTTCCCTCTAGCAGGGTACAGTTCCATTTGATGAGAAATGATGCCTTCATGAGCCCTGAATTCATCCACATTAATCTCTTGGTTACTGCCTGACTCACTGAATAGGGAAAGCCTATCGCTTCCTGTTGTCTCATCTATCCCATGATGCATTTGAAGCAAAATTGTGCCAACGTGAGAAAATATGGGGattcaaaaaattatccagacaaaTGTAATGAGTCACCTTGTTTTTGAAACTCTGCCTAGTTTGTGAAGGTCAGATGCTATTAGTTTATCATTTCTGCCAGCATtatcaaaaaaggaagaaaagaagaataaagctcAAATGGTTGCTCAGTGATTATGAGACGCAAAAGTAGATCTGTTTAAATATATGTAGTAGTCATTGCTGAGGTTTATTTACTTAATCTTCATCAATTTGTAACATTAAGGAGGTATAACCtgcagactgggcacggtggctcacgccagtaatcccagcactttgggaggcccaggcgggcagatcacttgaggtcaggagtttgagaccagcctggccaacatggcaaacccctgtctctacaaaaatacaaaaatgaactgggtgtggtggtgcgcacctgtaatcccatctgattgggaggctgaggcaagagaattgcttgaacctgggaggtggaggttgcagtgagctgagatcacaccactgcactccagcctgggcgacagagtgagaaagactctgtctcaaaataaacaaacaaaaaatcatttttactatACCCGATAACAAtgcttgaaaaacaaaattatttcttttttgaaagatcGAGGGTTTAAGGTCAATCTGATTTTACTGTTATTTTGTAGTAATTAGATCTTCTAGAAGTCCTTTGATGGCAGCTATGATGTCATGCATTTTAGAGTGAGAGGTTAATGACTTCCTGGAAAAACTTAAGGGAAAATGTATGCTTATGAATCTGATTGAGAATTGTTTGCACAGAATTGACTAAGTTGATAAATATAACACAAAAAGTATTATCTGAGTCCTGAAAAAAGACTGTTTGAAGTCAATCTCCTCAAGCGAAAACAATGTGCAAAATAATGTATATGCAGTACTAAATGTATATATAGGtgaaatacatgcatatatatacacatatagaataCCTTTGGAAGAATCCTCAAGCAATTGGTAACAGGAGTCATTTTCgggaagaatgaataaatggggAGTGTCAGGAAATAGTTTCATTATGTGGCATTTTAAATATTGGACCCCATGCATTTATTAGCTGGTTAAAAAAGTCTGAAGCCTTTCTGTGGGTACACAGAGGGGCCCATACGGCGTTGTTCTGGATCCCCCTCGTAACTTAAAGGGAAACTTTCACAATGTCCGGAGCCCTTGATGTCCTGCAAACGAAGGAGGAGGATGTCCTTGCAGCAGGAACCCACTTAGGTGGCACCAATCTTGACTTCCAGATGGAACAGTACATCTGTAAAAGTAAAAGTGATGGCATCTACAACATAAATCTGAAGAGGACCTGGGAGAAGCTTCTGCTGACAGCTCACGCCACTGTTGCCATTGAAAACGCTGCAGATGTCAGTGTTATATCCTCCAGGAATACCGGCCAGAGGGCCGTGCTGAAGTTTGCTGCTGCTACTGGAGTCACTCCAATTGTTGGCCGCTTCATTCCTGGAACCTTCACTAACCAGATCCAGGCAGCTTTCTGGAAGCCATGGCTTCTTGTGGTTACTGACCCCAGGGCTGACCACCAGTCTCTCACAGAGGCATCTTATGTTAACTTACCTACCACTGCTCTGTAACACAGATTCTCCTCTGCGCTATGTGGACATTGCCATCCCATGCAACAACAAGGGAGCTCACTCAGTGGATTTGATGCGGTGGATGCCAGCTCAGGAAGTTCTGTGCATGCGTGGCACCATTTCCCGTGAACACCCGTGGGAGGTCATGCCTGATCTCTACTTCTACAGAGATCCTGAAGAGATTAAAAAAGAGCTGGCTGCTGCTGAAGAGGCTCTGACCAAGGAGGAATTTCAGGGTGAATGGACTGCTTCAGCTGCTGAGTTCGCTGCTACGCAGCCCGAGGTTGCAGACTGGTCTGAAGGCGTGCAGGTACCCTCTGTGACTATTCAGCAGTTCCCTACTGAAAACTGGAGTGCTCAGCCTGCCATGGAAGACTGGTCTGAGCTTCCAGTCTCAGGCCATTGAATGGGTAAAAACAACCACTGAATGGTCTTAAGTTGCCCTTGCATGGGCTCTTAAGCAATATAGAAATAAGgttaatggaaaataaataccagtttctaaaaaaaaaaaaggctgaagcacaaaaaaatcacaaaatatgcATATAGCACATGAATGATTATaagtatttatgaaaaataaagtttaaagagGGAGAACatttttataggaaaataataaaaattttatttgaaatgtcgtcttaaacaattaaaaactaattaaaattagtTTAACTTTAGCTACAACAAAGGTTAGCTGATCATTGCAACTGAGCACAACTCCTTCAACTGAACAAAGACTGAATCAAGTAATTTTTCTAACATAATTGGATAAAACCTCCAATCCTAATTTGTGGTTAACTTTAGTGGCAAAACCATAAACAGGATGCTTTTGGCatgaatgtttccatttttccaaAGCCCTCTCTTAGTCTTTGATACTTAAATCATTCTCCTAGGAAGAAATACAGATTCATTTCACCTTGCTATTGATTTGGAAGGTTGTCCACAAACCTAAGCAATTGCTCCCTaatgcaatttcttaaaaaggaatGTCTTCACTTGTTGAGGGAGAACATTTACAGCTAGATAATCTGCCCACACTAAGAGACGACAGGTTCAGTAAAGAGTGGATCTGGTCACTAATCCCAGAAATTACTCCCTCATTACTGAGgaaacttataaataaaatagaaacaatcttCAGGCAATGCTACTTCAGAACCAAGTGAGGAGGCCATAGAACTGGGATGTTGCTTAAGTAACATGTCTCAGAAAGTGACAAATACTTGATACCTGTTAATGtgaatttttcacattttcacctGGATGCAAATCTGAAAGTTGAAGTTTAAGATCATTTGTGCCCTTAAAGCAACATCTCGTCATTTTGCTTCCTACGAAAAGAGCAGAGCCTTTGTCACCagtcagtttccttttttttttttttttttttttaagtgtactgTATTTCTGTCGTTATGTCTTTGGGGAATCACCACTTTggcttccacaatggttgaactaatttacacccccaccaacagtatataagcattcctttttctccacaacctcaccagcatccgttactttttgatattttaataatagccattctgactggtgtgagatggtatgtcattgtggttttgatttgcatttctctaataatcattGATGTTGAGCTTATTTTCAtctgcttgttggccacatgtatgtcttctctAGAAAAACTTCTGTTAGTGTCCTTTGCCACTTTCTAATGGTTGCTTGGTTTTTTCTTGTAcacttaagttccttatagatactgtatattagacctttgtcagatgcatagcttgcaaaaCTTTGCtctcattctttaggttgcctgttcactctgttgatagtttcttttgctatgcagaagctctttagtttaatttgatcccatttgtccatttttgcttttgttgcaattgcttctcATCATCTTTATCATGAactctttgtccatgcctatgtcctgaatggtattgcctagattgtcttccaaggtttttatagtttggggttttacatttaaatctttcatctatattgtgttgatttttgtatgtgatgtaaGGAACGGGTctggtttcaatcttctgcatatggctagccagttatcccagtacaGTTTATTGAAAaaggaatcctttctccattgcttgtttttgtcaggtttgtcaaagatggaATAGTTGTGGGTATGTGgtcttgtttctgggttctctaatctgtttcattggtctatatgtctgtttttgtaccagtaccatgctgttttggtagtGACACAAACTAtactactgtagccttgtagtgtagtttgaagtggGGTgttgtgatgtctccagctttgttctttttgcttagccttgGCTAAAAAATAGCCTcggctattcaggttcttttttggttccatataaatttcaaaatagttttgtcTAGTTCTGTGAGGAGtctcagtggtagtttaatgggaatagcattgaatctgtgaattactttggacagtacggccattttaacaatattgattcttccttttcatgagcatggaatgtttttccatttgtttgtgtcatctctgatttctttaaacagtggtttgtagttctcatagagatctttcacctcccttaattagctgtattcctaggtattttattctttttgtggcaattgtgaatgggagttcattcctgatttggctgtcagcttgaCTCTTGTTAGTATACAAGAATGcaagtgatttttgtacatttattttgtatcctgaaactttgtcCAGTGTTAGGGAAGGGCAATGAGTCCCCTGAAATAAAGTTGTAGAGATCAAACGAGAATAAGAAGCGGAAAATGGCTATCTCCTACTCCCAGTGAAgttggaaagggaagggaaaaaataactcGCACTggctgtttaatttttaattttttttttaatttttcttcctcctcagaCATTATCAGCAATTACCCAAAATAgcttgaaataatgaaaaagatattGTCTATCCACAAAACCTAATATCTACTTTACTTACAATCTAATATTTCTCTACTTGTTATTTACTATAAGACGAAGTCATAGTATTGTCTAATTACCACAGGTGTTTGACTGACATACAACTATCCCCATCTAGAGaccagaaaactgaggcttagagtaCTTAATAACATCCCCAAAGACCCCAGTTACCTAGCTACAAATTCTACAAAATTTAccccaaaaatccaaaaattgtTTTGCTACAAAGTCTacaaaatctactttaaaaatttaccaaGTCTTTGCACTGTAGCACATTATTCCTTCCTCAGTCATGCTGACCTTTCTCAGGCGAAAATTCTCTTTCACCTCTTAGAAAGCTTCTAAGAAGGGCTGATTTTCTCATGGGCAGATGGTCAGGACGTTGCCACTCTCCCCTTCTCCCAAGAGCTCAAGACAGAAGAATGGACGCAAAGGctccaaagagaagaaagaatcatGGGTATAGATGTGGGCATTATTGTCAACATCGAAAAACTGGATTTCTTCAAAGTCAACATCCAGGAAAATTCCCACATGACGAAGGCTAGGGCTTGCAGGAATTCTCTCCAGGTCGGTGTTAGCATGGATTGCTCCTGCCTCCATGCTAATGATCCAGAAGCCATGCTCAGGGGATAAATCACTGCTGTTTCTGTCAGCCGACTCCTTGCAGACGCCCAGGGACCATGACTTCACCTCTCCCACTGTAACCTCCCAGTAATGTCGGCCGGAGGAGAAGCAGGGAGTACCCAGGACACAGGTCAGCCTAGGATCTTTTGTCAGGTCGTGGTGGATCTTCCCACGCTGAGCGCTTCTTAGATCACTGGAGAAGACAAGGAGGGAGCTGGCAGTGGCTGCATCCAGGGTCACATCTTCCCGAAAACGCTGGAGCTCCTCCCTCACGTGCAGAGTTTGCACCAGTCGGTTATCATGCTGCTTGGCGATAAGTGCTATGGCTCTCACTTGCCATTCTTCCAAAGGAGGTGCCTTCACCACATCTCGACACAAGGGGCACATCGCTCTAAAATCATGGTTTTCTAGGATCCAATTCTGGATGCAATCAAAGCAGAAAATGTgtgcacaagagagagaaatgggacaGGAGAAAAAATCCAGGCAAACTGGACAGGACAACTCTGCTTGCAGGTTTTGGGCCATGGTACTTAAGGGTTACTCCTTAGCCGTGAAGTAGACTGAAATGATCCTTTATTGGCTTCTGGAAGCACTTGGGAGCTCTTCAATACTCTAAATCCaagattaaataacataaattaataaataagttattggcataaatgaattatattatgtaataaataataaatttattaactaagaaattaagaataacaaaaattaaatattatttctgtagCTTGTGTATGAAAGTGACACTAAATTGCTAGAGAATCACAAGAATGTAGTCATGGtgataaaaatgatttcaaaactCTCCATACTCTAGATAATCACAAGACAGGAATAGGGCAGTGGAAACTGTCTTTTCAGACAGTGCAGCTTACCTAGTCTGAAGACTTCCAGGTGATGTGTTGGTTGCTCTGGCCAAAGTTTCTTCTAGTGGGGGCTGAATTCAAGTGGGTCTTTAATAGAATCTCAGTATAGTCTCCACTCAGTATTTCTTTGTAGATCACCTGCAGTTCAGGAAAAAGAATTTTCATGTCTAAATTCAATCATGAAAATAAAGCCAATTCTACATTAATCGTCACAGAAAAGTGACTCTAAGGAACCCTCAGAATTTCCAGGAAAATTACATGTGAGTAAAGCCAGCAAAATCCACTGCAAAATGAGATGCCCAATCAAGTTTAAGGACAAAGTGTTATTAGATGAAATGCTTTAAAGCACCCTAATAAAACTAATTAAGGCTTGAATTaatgtgaataaaaatataattgtcatAAACTTCTCCAAAAAATCATGCCAATACAAACCAAAAAGATGTTCCAGACAAGGAAGATGCCCTCCAGTTACCCCAACTGCTCCCAAAGCTTGAGAGCCTCTGGTGCTCCCAGAGGACTTCCCACCATGACTGTCATTCTTTGAGTGAGCTGTCTCTGACATGCTGGGCACAGCATATTGGACCTGGCTAGACCCATGACCCAAAGACAGCCTCACAAAGCTAGACAGCACCTTCGAGACGATATGAACAGAGGACTATTCTCCAATAAGAGCTTACACTGAGCAGTAACTAGCAGAACTTCTTACCAAGAACCCACAAATCACACATTCAGTGGTGACGGTAGTAACAGAATGAGGGACAGAAAGAGGAGCAGCATCAACATTACCAGAGAGAGGAAGTGAACACCACTGAGGCCAGCCTGAGTTACTAGAACTGTCCTACATCCCAGAATATAATCTCTAATCTCTTTCCAAAAAATACTTATTGAGACCCTTCTGTGCTCTTGGCCTCAACTGGACTCTGGAAACACAAACGTGTGTAATAGACAGGGTATCTGCCCACATAAAACTTTGTCTTCCAAGTCCTGATCAGCATTCCAATCTGATGGTGCCTGGCTGGCAGACAGAGATTACCTCTTTCTTAAATTCTGTTATCTTTTTCAATTTAATGGGAAATTTAACATGGTGCTGGAAATCTAATTGTCTAACCCACCTTGGAATGTAtctaagaaaacaattttacaaaaaaaaaaaaaaaaatgctacactTATTAACAAGTTGTTCATTGCAGTGTTAACTACCATCCCAAATGATCAGGAACAATCGAATTAtctaacaataataaaattattcagtTAATTATGACACAACTACTAAAAGTGGTCAAGTGTATGTAAGTGAAAACCCGAAGCAAAGTCCttttttttgtcgttgtttttgtttttgttgagacagagtcttgctctgtcccccaggctggggtgcagtggcacgatctcggcccactgcaagctctgcctcccgtgttcaagcaattctgcttcctCGGCCTccggctgagttttgtatttttagtagagatggggtttcaccatgtttgccaggctggtctcctgacctcgtgatccacccacctcagcctcccaaagtgcaggcacGAGCCACGGCGCCCCGCCAAAAACCCAgaattctttaagaaatattctgaaaataaaaagaaactattttaaaacagcaaatcCAGTGTagttgaaaacacacaaaaatacaagttcatggccgggtgcggtggctcacgcctgtaatcccagcactttgggaggccgaggcgggcagatcacgaggtcaggagatcaagatcatcctggctaacatggtggaaccccgtctctactaaaaaatacaaaaaattagccgggcgtggtggcgggcgcctggagtcccagctactcgggaggctgaggcaggagaatggcgtgaacccgggaggcggagcttgcagtgagccgagatcgcgccactttactccagcctgggcgacagagccagactccgtctcaagaaaaaaaaaaaaaatacaagttcatGCAAAGAGCGACCTGAGGTtcatatgtaaaaatttaaacGGCAATGTTATAGTTAAAGGTGAAGAAAGTTCCCTGGCACAGGAAAAAACTAGTTTTTTCTCCTCTAAAATAAATAGTTAAAGGTATTCGAAAACACCAGTTTGTAGCCAAAGAGAGAATAGGACATTGGAAATAGCTTAAACAGAAGGCGTAACTTACCTTGACTTGGAGACTTCCAGCAGAAGTCTGAAAGTTCCGAAGCCGGCACCTCTACCTCTACAGACCTCTGCTCCTCTCTGAGTTTCAGCGCCGAGACACCGGCATTTTTATACGGCCTGGAAAACATTCTCCAACCAACCAGAGTCAGAGGCTCCGCCCCAAAGGTTGTACCACCCTAATCTGAGTAAACTCATCAACCCACCCTTCCGTTTATGACGACATTAAAACACGCTTAAACTTTTATagtaaaacaattcaaaatttcttaataactctCTGAATTAAAGTGAATCTACTGCCATCTGCTCTTGTTTCTAATTTCAGAACTcagctttaaaaagcaaaatgtgttGGAGATCAAATACAGAAATTCactgttgaaacctaatcacctcATGGCTAATGTGATTATTGGTGTTCCTATTCCTGATATAATCATGAGTGGACAGGATCTACAACAGTTTTCATGTCCTTTGATTCAACAATTCTACTTTTAGGGGTACTTACTGGACAGGATAAGAAAGATGGCAGCCAGGCAAGGCTATTGTcctgtaattattaataattccattttttaCTCTCAAAAGTGTTCTTGGATGAACAGTAAATTTTATGGTGTCTGTATTCAGAGCAGAAGGAGCAGTAAAAGTCACAATAGAGGATAGCTAAGACACAAACTTCAAAAAAGGTATTTGGAGGGTGAATGAAGTCCCATTGCAGAGAGGATCCCTGGAATATACGTTTTCCCCGAGATAACCTGCATTCTAAATAACCTCTCCTTTCTCAGGCTTCCTGTTCTGCAAGGCCGAACACACAGCTTACACAgcttttacttcatttttaccTGGTGCTATCTC belongs to Macaca thibetana thibetana isolate TM-01 chromosome 4, ASM2454274v1, whole genome shotgun sequence and includes:
- the RFPL4B gene encoding ret finger protein-like 4B; the protein is MAQNLQAELSCPVCLDFFSCPISLSCAHIFCFDCIQNWILENHDFRAMCPLCRDVVKAPPLEEWQVRAIALIAKQHDNRLVQTLHVREELQRFREDVTLDAATASSLLVFSSDLRSAQRGKIHHDLTKDPRLTCVLGTPCFSSGRHYWEVTVGEVKSWSLGVCKESADRNSSDLSPEHGFWIISMEAGAIHANTDLERIPASPSLRHVGIFLDVDFEEIQFFDVDNNAHIYTHDSFFSLEPLRPFFCLELLGEGESGNVLTICP